The genomic stretch GTAGCACCACTGTATGTGTAAACATATTTTACACTATTCTTTAATTAAACTTTATCCGTTTGTCACGGCACATTTTCCAAAACGAAGACAACTGCTGTTTGATTCCACTAGTGCATATGaattaaatgcatattttaaaacatagGATGGTCACAAACGTACGTTTAACATTCAAACCTCAAATGAACTATCTGAGAAGAACTTATGCAGTATTTGTAATCCTGCTCTTTACAACCAAATCCCTGTGAACTTATTTTTGTGAAGTTTCTTTTTGATCGTTTTCTTTTTCTAATTCTGTTCCCTTGCGAGTCTTCATAACATGTACtatttacatactgtaccttgaaagattttattaaaattgtGAAATAGTAAAACTTCAAAAATGTTTCATGCCGGTGTGTTTTGTTTACCAAGGTATAAATGTGTGTGCTGTTTGTGATCAATATGAAATGTAATCTGTCCATCAAAGTATTGTAGCCATCAATCCATCAATCAACCAATCTAGTACAACACAATACACTAGTAAAACATAACCCTTAATATGATATACTCTTAAAGATAATTTTTTCAAGACTGCACGACAAACACGATAGCAACGGAAAGGTGATAAAGTTATGTGGGCTGCATGTTATTCTAAGGGTTAGGAGTGGTATGTGTTGACGTATGTTGTGACAATATAGCTATTACATCACTGGTACTTCTTGTGATACCTGCGCTCTAAAAATAgcttttaaaaagatttaaagACGTGAGCAGCTGATGCAAAGCttctgtgtaaaaaaaaaaacacttccaTTGAATGTTTATCTGTATGTAGATGACCGGTGTCTTGTGATTGGGGTTTCACAGCCTTGCACAACTCATAACATTAGTCAAACCTTGCTTCATCTTATTTTTATAGCCGAGCTGATAACTAGTCTTCTGGAAAACTGACCTAATATAGTAGATGCCagtcatgtgatgtcacacctTCTGAGCTAAAGGCCAAAATAGTAGTAAACAATACAGAAGCCATTTTAGGCAGCTCTGTTCTCTGATTGGGTTAGTGTAATGTTTTTTGGTACAGTATTCAGCTATAGACTAGTTTTATGTAAAATTCGCACAAAACAAaattcaaataaaatgtttttgacaCATGTAAAGCAAGCCTATGCAGTTAATTTCAGCTGTAAAAGGTACCGGCGTTGATAAATAGACGCAGTGGTCACGCTAACTAAACAGGCCAAAGAAAAGCTTGGATGGCTTTTGTCTCTCTGTAATATGGAGTCACGAAGGCCACCGAGTCCATAGTGAACCCTGTGATCTGAAATGAGAGAGGGGTCAGGGGTGTGTGGCATTGTTGGGTCAATTCTATGTTATTTTCTATTAGTCCTCTCTGCTTTTCCAGAGACCTCTAAAAAGAAAGACTATCCACTTGACTTCCATCTCATGTTCAATAGACCTTTATTACAGCACACAATACATCGCTGTCTTCACGTTTGCATGTAATAATAGTATAAAAAGTtttcacataaatatttttttttaataataataatttaaagaaCACAAAGGAACAATTTACTTGTGTGTAAAAACTATTCTCACAAGATACCGTGAATACATTGTTCTATCTCAGTAGTTCAGAAACAAACCcatttaaataatttcttttCCAACATTAATAAACAAGTAAGGATAATATTTAAAGTGATGGCACAGGTAGATATAAAACCAAGGCAGCCGGTTTTCAAAAGAACCAAATGTTTTGTCACCACTTAAATAACTGATGTGCTTTATGCCACCCACCAATAAATCTCACAAGATACGCAAGTGCTCACTTCCATTCACTATTAGCCTCTGCTGACATCCTTAAAATGTCCCACAAAGCCAAGAACTGCTGAATCATCTCAGATTGCATAAACGTGTTCCTCCTCCACTTCATTCTGAAGGTAAGTTCCCAGTTCCACAGGTGTCGACTATCTGTCCTTTCTGTGACCGCTTTTATGAcctttttatttagatatttttatccATGTTTTCGGCTCTTGGTTTAGGTAATCCTCATCGTTCGGGAAGGTTAATAAAGGGCACCCACTGATCCATGCAGCGACTCTCTCTGCAGAAGCGGTTCACTTTACCCAAAGCTGGGTTTTTCCGTGTGGCTGCATGTGGAACCTGCAAATGTCAGAAGATGAAATTAGTTTGGATTAGACAAAACATGTTTTCTGATCAAACCACTTCTGCGATCTGATCTTGCAATGGATTTGTGGAGAATGCAAATATAACAAACTTTTGAGACACATTACATGAAATATGTAAATTTCTTCCAAAAGAGTATTGATCAAACAGGTAAATTAAGCTTTATTtgcacatgaatgagcacaaaGCAGGATATGTTGAGGTGGCTGTGTGGCAGTTACACCTGGGCATGTCTTGACAAGTTCTAAGCTAAGACACTCACGTGGTGTCTGTCTAGTGATTCCTAAGTGATGGCACAGGTagttataaaatgttttgtcaccacttaaaagcaaatgttttaATGAGACTTCACCAATAAATGTGCTTTATGCTCTATTTTAAACCTATTTGGACCCCTAGGCACAAGTTTTGACGCAACTAGATTACTTACATTGACCAGGATGCAGTGGAGATCCATTTGTTCGCTCCCGTGCATGCCCACGCCACCTAGGATGTGCGCGAGGCGGCGCGTGTTGTTCACCCGTAGTATGTTGATGTCATTCTCGCAGCAGAAAGCCTGAATGAGAGTGAAGTGAATTTGAAGAGCCACATCCTTTACCTCATTATCATCATCGGTGGCCAGGATGCATAACACCACGTTGTCAGGGTCCCTATACAAAACAATTGACATTTAGTTTGTTTTGTTAATTTTATTAAGCACGTTACAATGCTACTGTTGAATTGTGTACCCCAAAACTTACACATTGAGTGACTTTGCAGCCTCGTAGACCCCAACTGTAATACCTCCCTGCGGCAATGCATAGCGCAGGACCTCCTCTAGAGCTTTAGATACTGAATCCAtcctgtaaaaagtaaaaaaaaaattgttaacgTTTAacgtttttaacaaaaaatgaacATTCCGTGTTCATGGCAACAGCTCGTGCCTCCTGTTTTAAACCGTTGAGGATGTACAAAATTAAGTAAACTTTTAAACTACTTACTTACAACTACTTATAATATGGTGAATAACTAGCCAAATGGGCAAATATAATTTCGAAACAACTTTTGAGATCAATCAAGTTA from Paramisgurnus dabryanus chromosome 6, PD_genome_1.1, whole genome shotgun sequence encodes the following:
- the gadd45aa gene encoding growth arrest and DNA-damage-inducible, alpha, a encodes the protein MTFEDISEVYSIERMDSVSKALEEVLRYALPQGGITVGVYEAAKSLNVDPDNVVLCILATDDDNEVKDVALQIHFTLIQAFCCENDINILRVNNTRRLAHILGGVGMHGSEQMDLHCILVNVPHAATRKNPALGKVNRFCRESRCMDQWVPFINLPER